In Astatotilapia calliptera unplaced genomic scaffold, fAstCal1.2 U_scaffold_14, whole genome shotgun sequence, a single window of DNA contains:
- the LOC113017511 gene encoding protein NLRC3-like, protein MERPDSPEPEIRPRSPQEDRPDFKRRELTPDERISETPDAPEADPGPTCLSLKSDRSKDEFIYFKGTKSVAAEEADQESLQHQTDLDSVFKMLEDSIIMFVKNELKKMQNDLNPDYSECQRDEEEVLDSEEEKQRRSSREAFLKLAVNFLRIMKQEELADCLQSKSPDPLCEDTFKCNLKKKFQCVSEGIAKPGTQITLNEIYTELYITEGGTREVNTEHEVRQIEMFSWKPNRPETTIRCENIFKASTERDKPIRTVLTKGVAGIGKTFLTQKFTLDWAEEKTNQDIQFIFPFPFRELNLLRDKKFSLVGFIHHFFTEIKEAGICNFKKFKVVFIFDGLDECRLPLNFHITEILTDVTESTSVDVLLTNLIRGKLLPSAHIWITTRPAAANQIPADYIDMVTEVRGFTDPQKEEYFRKRLRVKEETNTIISHMETSRSLHIMCHIPIFCWITATVLESLLKTKQAGGKLPKTLTEMYIHFLVVQTKVKNIKYDGGAETDPLWSPKSSKMIESLGKLAFQQLQKGNLIFYESDLTECDINVREASVYSGVFTQVFKEERGLYQEKVYCFVHLSVQEFLAALHVHLTFTNSGINLLKEEETASVQSGESLVQYFYQSAVDKALKSPNGHLDLILRFFLGLSIPANWDHLQGLHTQTGISSQINEETVQYVKEKMNGTLSPEKSIHLLHCLNELKDDSIVKEIQHHLSSGQLSKVDLSPAQWSALVFILLSSETSLDVFDLRKYSASEAALLQLLPVVKACKKVQLSGCNLTERSCEALSSILSSQSSRLRELDMSNNNLQDSGVKLLCVGLGNPHCVLETLRLSGCQITGTGFTSLATALRSNPSYLKELDLSYNHPGDSGMKLFSLQKEDPHVKLEILCVEPQGVQWMRPGLKKYFCDLTLDSNTAHRNLKLSDDNKEVTHVEEDQLYADHDHRFDQWPQLLCTNSLTGRCYWEVEWRGEVHVAVVYGGIRRKGEEDESRFGRTHQSWSLNCSDDKGYYASHKFDLRAIPLLPSALSHKVAVYVDCSAGIVSFYSVSSDKLIHLHTFNTTFTEPVYAGFRVKPDSNIHLCADSE, encoded by the exons ATGGAAAG ACCAGACTCTCCTGAGCCTGAGATCAGACCCAGATCTCCACAGGAAGATCGCCCTGACTTTAAAAGAAGGGAACTGACTCCTGATGAGAG GATCAGTGAGACACCAGATGCTCCTGAAGCTGATCCTGGACCCACATGTCTGTCTTTGAAGAGTGATCGGTCAAAGGATGAATTCATCTACTTTAAAGGAACAAAATCTGTTGCTGCTGAGGA AGCTGATCAGGAGAGTCTGCAGCATCAAACTGATCTGGactcagtatttaag ATGCTAGAGGACAGCATTATCATGTTTGTGAAGAACGAGCTAAAGAAGATGCAGAATGATCTGAATCCAGATTATTCAGAGTGTCAGAGGGATGAAGAGGAGGTGTTGGACAGTGAGGAAGAGAAGCAGAGAAGGAGCAGCAGAGAAGCATTTCTGAAACTTGCAGTTAACTTCCTGAGAATAATGAaacaggaggagctggctgactGTCTGCAGAGCA AAAGTCCTGATCCACTTTGTGAGgatacatttaaatgtaacctgaagaagaagttccagtgtgtctCTGAGGGGATTGCTAAACCAGGAACCCAAATCACTCTAAAtgagatctacacagagctctacatcacagagggagggaccaGAGAGGTCAACACTGAACacgaggtcagacagattgaaatgTTCTCCTGGAAACCaaacagaccagaaacaacaatcagGTGTGAAAACATCTTTAAAGCTTCGACTGAAAGAGacaaaccaatcagaacagttcTGACCAAAGGAGTGGCTGGCATCGGGAAAACATTCCTGACACAAAAGTTCACtttggactgggctgaagaaaagaccaaccaggacatccagttcatttTTCCATTCccattcagagagctgaatttaCTGAGGGATAAAAAGTTCAGCTTAGTGGGATTtattcatcacttctttactgaaatcaaagaagcaggaatctgtaactttaaaaagttcaaagttgtgttcatctttgatggtctggatgagtgtcgacttcctctgaACTTCCACATCACTGAGATCCTCACAGATGTTACAGAGTCCAcatcagtggatgtgctgctgacaaacctcatcaGGGGAAAGTTGCTTCCTTCTGCTCACATCTGGATAACCAcaagacctgcagcagccaatcagatccctgcTGACTATATAGACATGgttacagaggtcagagggttcactgacccacagaaggaagagtacttcaggaagagactCAGAGTCAAGGAAGAGACTAACACCATAATCTCTCACATGgagacatcacgaagcctccacatcatgtgtcacatcccaatcttctgctggatcactgctacagttctagAGAGTTTGTTAAAAACCAAACAGGCTGGAGGGAAGCTGCCCAAGAcactgactgagatgtacattcacttcctggtggttcagaCCAAAGTGAAGAACatcaagtatgatggaggagctgagacagatcctcTCTGGAGTCCAAAGAGCAGTAAGATGATTGAGTCACTCGGGAAACTGGCTTTtcagcagctgcagaaaggaaacctgatcttctatgaatcagacctgacagagtgtgacATTAATGTCAGAGaggcctcagtgtactcaggagtgttcacacaggtCTTTAAAGAAGAGAGAGGGCTGTACCAAGAGAAGGTTTACTGTTTTgtccatctgagtgttcaggagtttctggcagctcttcatgtccatctgacaTTCACCAACTCTGGTATCAAcctgctgaaagaagaagaaacagcatCAGTGCAGAGTGGAGAGTCTTTAGTACAATATTTCTACCAGAGTGCTGTGGACAAGGCCTTgaagagtccaaatggacatcTGGACTTGATTCTTCGCTTCTTCCTGGGTCTTTCGATACCAGCCAATTGGGATCACCTACAAggcctgcacacacaaacaggaatcAGCTCACAGATAAATGAGGAAACAGTCCAatatgttaaagaaaaaatgaatggCACTCTCTCTCCAGAGAAAAGCATTCATCTGCTCCACTGTTTGAATGAATTGAAGGATGACTCTATAGTAAAGGAAATCCAACATCACCTGAGTTCAGGACAACTGTCTAAAGTTGATCTCTCTCCTGcacagtggtcagctctggtcttcatcctACTTTCATCAGAAACAAGTCTGGATGTTTTTGACTTGAGGAAATACTCAGCTTCAGAAGCGGCTCTTCTgcagctgctgccagtggtcaaagcctgTAAGAAAGTCCA GTTGAGTGGCTGTAACCTcacagagagaagctgtgaagctcttTCCTCAATTTTAAGTTCTCAGTCCTCCAGACTGAGAGAGCTGGACATGAGTAACAATAACCTCCAGGACTCAGGAGTGAAGCTGCTTTGTGTTGGACTTGGGAATCCACACTGTGTGCTGGAAACTCTCAG GTTGTCAGGCTGTCAGATCACAGGAACAGGCTTCACCTCTCTGGCCACAGCTCTGCGCTCCAATCCCTCCTATTTGAAAGAGTTGGACTTGAGCTATAATCATCCAGGAGACTCAGGAATGAAGCTTTTTTCTCTTCAAAAGGAGGATCCACATGTGAAACTGGAAATACTCTG TGTGGAGCCTCAAGGAGTCCAGTGGATGAGACCAGGTCTAAAGAAat ATTTCTGTGATCTGACGCTGGattcaaacacagcacacagaaaccTCAAACTGTCTGATGACAACAAGGAGGTGACACATGTGGAAGAAGATCAGCTGTATGCTGATCATGATCATAGGTTTGATCAGTGGCCTCAGCTGCTGTGTACCAACagtctgactggtcgctgttactgggaggtcgagtggagaggaGAAGTTCATGTTGCTGTAGTTTATGGAGGAATCAGACGGAAAGGAGAAGAGGATGAAAGCAGGTTTGGAAGGACTCATCAATCCTGGAGTCTCAACTGCAGTGATGATAAGGGTTACTATGCAAGTCACAAATTTGATTTAAGAGCCATCCCTCTTctcccctcagctctctctcacaaagtagcagtgtatgtggactgttcTGCAGGAATTGTGTCCTTCTACAGTGTCTCCTCTGATAAACTGATCCACCtgcacaccttcaacaccacctTCACTGAACCTGTATATGCTGGGTTTAGGGTGAAGCCTGACTCTAATATCCACCTCTGTGCTGACTCAGAATGA
- the LOC113017524 gene encoding rano class II histocompatibility antigen, A beta chain-like, producing the protein MLVCSVYDFFPSEIKVSWLRDGQEVTSDVTSTEVMPNGDWYYQTHSYLEYTPRSGENISCVVEHASLKEPLITDWEPSSDKSTPESTTLIAIGASMLTLGLILLLAGCFLYWWKAPG; encoded by the exons ATGTTGGTCTGCAGCGTCTACGACTTCTTTCCCAGTGAGATCAAAGTGAGCTGGCTCAGAGACGGACAGGAAGTCACCTCTGATGTCACTTCGACTGAAGTGATGCCAAATGGTGATTGGTACTACCAGACTCACTCCTACCTGGAGTACACACCCAG GTCTGGCGAGAACATCTCCTGTGTGGTGGAGCACGCTAGCCTGAAGGAACCTCTGATCACTGACTGGG AGCCGTCCTCAGACAAATCAACTCCTGAATCAACCACGCTGATTGCCATCGGAGCCTCTATGCTGACCCTGGGTCTGATCTTACTTTTGGCTGGATGTTTTCTCTACTGGTGGAAGGCCCCAGGTTAG